In a genomic window of Punica granatum isolate Tunisia-2019 chromosome 6, ASM765513v2, whole genome shotgun sequence:
- the LOC116210439 gene encoding aspartyl protease AED1-like codes for MAICYLLSVVLLFSFHNELEKWCVLGARMGLSEHQYHHVLDMKSLVPATTCVTPSTGPAQQYGLPLVHRRGPCSPLHQDQPHNPSMIFLRDKARYQLIASSIASSWHGHNVNPPPREQGEDMTVPVPGMEGDFLVTVGLGSPTRSLTLILDTGCDLTWTQCIPCPDAGCYKQEDPYYEPSKSSTYSDPQFYHSPSTYKIFYEDKSYSYGYYARDTLTLGPNYKFPNFVFGCGQNNSSNGFGSTAGILGLGKGTHTLVSQTAYKFNQIFCYCIPPTFSTNGYLLFGLGARKYCHPEMFTPLVSALPARPQYFVNLLSITIEDQTLSFTNLIKPNPSPSSSPSSSSSYKTIIDSGTTITRLPQSVYAVLCSAFQNYMWGYPEAPELPPLLDTCYDLEDYEDVKLPRIVLNFEQANVTLDPSGIIWRESNSQVCLAFSGNTDQKDDLIIIGSTQQSKLDILYDVKSKRVGFGRGSCGV; via the exons ATGGCCATTTGCTACTTACTCTCTGTCGTACTTTTGTTCAGTTTTCATAACGAATTGGAAAAATGGTGTGTTTTgggagcaaggatggggctAAGTGAACACCAGTATCACCATGTCCTTGATATGAAGTCTCTGGTGCCTGCTACTACTTGCGTGACTCCTTCCACGG GTCCTGCCCAACAATATGGACTGCCACTGGTCCATAGGCGCGGTCCCTGCTCCCCACTACATCAAGACCAGCCCCACAATCCGAGCATGATATTTCTCCGGGACAAGGCGCGGTATCAGCTGATAGCCAGTTCAATAGCATCCTCATGGCACGGACACAACGTGAATCCCCCTCCTCGTGAACAAGGAGAAGACATGACTGTACCCGTTCCGGGCATGGAAGGCGATTTCTTGGTCACTGTCGGCCTTGGTTCGCCGACCCGCTCATTGACCCTGATACTAGACACCGGTTGCGACCTCACCTGGACACAGTGCATCCCCTGCCCCGATGCCGGATGCTATAAGCAAGAGGACCCTTACTATGAGCCCTCCAAATCCTCCACATATTCTGACCCACAGTTCTATCACTCACCCTCCACCTATAAAATTTTCTACGAAGATAAGTCGTATTCCTATGGGTACTATGCAAGAGATACCCTCACGCTCGGGCCAAATTACAAGTTCCCAAACTTTGTCTTTGGTTGTGGACAGAACAATAGCAGTAATGGTTTTGGGTCCACAGCGGGCATTCTTGGCTTAGGGAAAGGCACTCACACCTTAGTCTCGCAGACGGCATACAAATTTAACCAAATTTTCTGCTACTGCATCCCACCCACATTCAGCACAAATGGGTACCTCCTCTTTGGACTAGGAGCACGGAAATATTGCCATCCTGAAATGTTCACGCCTCTCGTCTCAGCCCTCCCTGCCCGGCCCCAGTATTTTGTCAACCTCCTCAGTATTACCATCGAGGACCAAACATTAAGTTTCACCAACTTAATAAAACCAAATCCATCTCCTagttcttctccttcttcttcttccagtTACAAGACTATCATCGACTCAGGGACAACCATAACTCGGCTTCCCCAATCTGTTTATGCAGTGCTCTGTTCAGCGTTCCAGAACTACATGTGGGGATACCCTGAAGCTCCTGAGCTTCCTCCCTTATTAGACACGTGCTATGACCTGGAGGATTACGAGGACGTGAAACTTCCTCGGATTGTTCTGAACTTCGAGCAAGCGAACGTAACACTGGACCCCTCGGGAATCATTTGGAGAGAGTCGAACTCGCAAGTTTGCTTGGCTTTTTCTGGAAACACTGATCAGAAGGATGACCTAATCATAATCGGCAGCACGCAGCAGAGCAAACTTGACATCCTGTATGATGTCAAGTCCAAAAGAGTCGGGTTTGGAAGAGGCAGTTGTGGCGTATGA